From the Streptomyces sp. Tu 2975 genome, one window contains:
- a CDS encoding dynamin family protein, with amino-acid sequence MDARPQLIDALSALRDRVAAVRLPLPLAGAPRARQTRAELLAQLDDYLVPRLKDPEAPLLAVIGGSTGAGKSTLVNSLVGRRVSEAGVLRPTTRTPVLVCHPDDHHWFAGMRVLPELTRVWMPPQEEAEEERLLSARAGGRNGGGRNGGGRAAEEKALRIETASLLPRGLALLDAPDIDSLVVENRLLAGELLCAADVWVMVTTASRYADAVPWHLLRTAKEYNATLVTVLDRVPHQVVEEVSRQYAALLTKAGLGDVPRFTIPELPESAGGANGLLPNTAVAGLFSWLAHRAQDPAARQQAISRTAGGVIDSLNMRMPELASAVAAQYAAAVRLTSAVEEAYEAERARVRRQLRAGAVLAGDARTRWRGYPRDSSAAELLDSLVASLSALLQCAVAAADEQVENAWRREPAAAGVARPGRRDLEAGERIGMAVRRWRRVLEELADEEVRGMERNAAPDPETVAALLATSLLGGRRARGAGERLAERIGAQSALRLRDKGGELATTYIDDVLNSERERRLAPLDALEVSPEPQAELIAALSLLQKER; translated from the coding sequence TTGGATGCACGGCCTCAGCTGATCGACGCACTTTCCGCCCTGCGCGACCGTGTCGCCGCCGTGCGTCTTCCACTTCCCCTCGCCGGCGCGCCCCGGGCCCGGCAGACGCGGGCCGAGCTGCTCGCCCAGCTCGACGACTATCTGGTGCCCCGTCTCAAAGATCCCGAAGCGCCCTTGCTCGCCGTCATCGGCGGGTCCACCGGCGCCGGGAAGTCCACGCTCGTCAACTCCCTTGTGGGGCGACGGGTCAGCGAGGCAGGGGTGCTGCGGCCGACGACCCGTACGCCTGTGCTGGTGTGCCACCCCGACGACCACCACTGGTTCGCCGGTATGCGGGTGCTGCCGGAGCTCACCCGGGTCTGGATGCCTCCCCAGGAGGAGGCCGAGGAGGAGCGTCTGCTGTCCGCCAGAGCCGGCGGCCGCAACGGAGGTGGCCGCAACGGCGGCGGGCGGGCCGCGGAGGAGAAGGCGCTGCGGATCGAGACGGCCTCCCTGCTCCCACGAGGCCTGGCGCTGCTCGACGCTCCCGACATCGACTCGCTGGTCGTCGAGAACCGACTGCTGGCCGGGGAGTTGCTCTGTGCGGCCGATGTGTGGGTGATGGTGACGACGGCCTCGCGCTACGCCGACGCTGTCCCATGGCACCTGCTGCGCACGGCGAAGGAGTACAACGCCACGCTGGTGACCGTGCTCGACCGGGTGCCGCACCAGGTGGTCGAGGAGGTGTCGCGCCAGTACGCGGCGCTGCTGACGAAGGCGGGCCTCGGCGACGTGCCCCGGTTCACGATCCCGGAGCTGCCCGAGTCGGCCGGTGGCGCCAACGGGCTGCTGCCCAACACGGCCGTCGCGGGACTGTTCTCCTGGCTCGCCCACCGGGCGCAGGACCCGGCGGCGCGCCAGCAGGCCATCAGCCGTACGGCAGGGGGCGTGATCGATTCGCTCAACATGCGGATGCCGGAGCTGGCGAGCGCGGTCGCGGCACAGTACGCGGCCGCCGTACGGCTGACGAGCGCGGTCGAAGAGGCGTACGAAGCGGAACGCGCCCGGGTGCGCAGGCAGCTCCGGGCAGGCGCCGTACTGGCCGGCGACGCCCGCACCCGCTGGCGCGGCTACCCCCGCGACAGCTCGGCCGCCGAACTGCTGGACTCCCTCGTCGCCAGCCTGTCCGCGCTGCTGCAGTGCGCCGTCGCCGCCGCCGACGAGCAGGTCGAGAACGCCTGGCGGCGGGAGCCCGCGGCGGCCGGGGTCGCCCGCCCCGGCCGGCGTGACCTGGAGGCGGGGGAGCGGATCGGGATGGCCGTGCGGCGCTGGCGCCGGGTCCTGGAGGAGCTCGCCGACGAAGAGGTGCGGGGCATGGAGCGCAACGCCGCGCCCGACCCGGAGACGGTCGCCGCGCTGCTCGCGACCTCGCTCCTGGGCGGCCGGCGGGCGCGCGGCGCGGGTGAGCGGCTCGCCGAGCGGATCGGCGCACAGAGCGCGCTGCGCCTGCGCGACAAGGGCGGCGAGCTGGCGACGACGTACATCGACGACGTACTGAACAGCGAGCGGGAGCGGCGGCTGGCGCCCCTCGACGCGCTCGAGGTGAGCCCCGAGCCCCAGGCCGAGCTGATCGCCGCGCTGTCCCTACTGCAGAAGGAGAGGTGA
- a CDS encoding single-stranded DNA-binding protein, protein MNDTMVTVVGNVATNVEYRETATGGMARFRFAVPSRRWDRRGGNWTDGPTSFYTVFAWRSLAQNLAGSVSVGEPLLVHGRLKVREEEADGRRRTFVDIDALAVGHDLTRGTSAFRRVVKSRDPDESSAAAVGTPPERAGARVGRTAPQGAGAGEAVAHGVPLAAAP, encoded by the coding sequence ATGAACGACACCATGGTGACGGTGGTGGGGAATGTCGCCACGAATGTGGAGTACCGGGAAACGGCCACGGGCGGGATGGCGCGATTCCGTTTCGCCGTTCCTTCGCGGCGCTGGGATCGCCGGGGCGGTAACTGGACGGACGGACCCACAAGCTTCTACACCGTCTTCGCCTGGCGCTCGCTCGCGCAGAATCTGGCCGGTTCTGTTTCGGTGGGGGAACCGCTGCTCGTGCACGGCCGCCTGAAGGTCCGTGAGGAGGAGGCGGACGGCCGGCGGCGGACGTTCGTGGACATCGACGCGCTCGCGGTGGGGCACGACCTGACCCGCGGGACCTCTGCATTCCGGCGGGTGGTGAAGAGCCGCGACCCTGACGAGAGCTCCGCGGCGGCCGTGGGGACGCCGCCGGAGCGGGCGGGCGCGCGGGTCGGGAGAACGGCGCCGCAGGGGGCCGGCGCGGGAGAGGCCGTGGCGCACGGAGTGCCCCTTGCCGCCGCCCCATGA
- a CDS encoding LAETG motif-containing sortase-dependent surface protein, giving the protein MAAGSVAGAGAAAADDAVQHQGGAVATLDGLQTYDQAVLHTNGKDQEILAGLFEMTVDGGGQLQTYCIDIHNPTQDQAKYLETPWDQTSLGANENAGKIRWILQHSFPQVNDLAALAKSAGLDGQLTDRTAAAGTQVAIWRFSDGADVTAADPQAEKLADWLQESAAGVEEPKASLSLEPNAVSGKPGGRLGPVTVRTDAGQVAVAPPADAASSGIKITDETGKPLTSAVDGSKLYFDVPEDAADGTATLSVQASMSVPVGRAFASATKSQTQILAGSSRSTVSAQAAATWAKTGAVPSLSAKKNCAKGGVDITAGNKGDAPFTFSLAGFEHTIKAGESRTVTVPVAEDQAYDFTITGPGGFEKNFKGVLDCKTASAPAQPGTETPSSRPSPASAGGTSEGLEGDLAATGGSSATPMIAGIAIVLVLAGGGAVFFLRRKKTAGGE; this is encoded by the coding sequence ATGGCCGCCGGATCCGTCGCCGGCGCCGGCGCGGCAGCCGCCGACGATGCCGTCCAGCATCAGGGCGGCGCGGTCGCCACGCTCGACGGGCTGCAGACATACGACCAGGCGGTGCTGCACACCAACGGCAAGGACCAGGAGATCCTCGCGGGTCTCTTCGAGATGACGGTCGACGGCGGCGGCCAGCTGCAGACGTACTGCATCGACATCCACAACCCGACCCAGGACCAGGCCAAGTACCTGGAGACCCCCTGGGACCAGACGTCGCTGGGCGCCAACGAGAACGCCGGCAAGATCCGCTGGATCCTGCAGCACTCGTTCCCCCAGGTCAACGATCTGGCGGCACTGGCCAAGAGCGCCGGGCTCGACGGGCAGCTGACGGACAGGACCGCCGCCGCCGGCACCCAGGTCGCCATCTGGCGGTTCTCGGACGGCGCGGACGTCACGGCGGCCGACCCGCAGGCGGAGAAGCTCGCCGACTGGCTCCAGGAGTCCGCGGCGGGCGTCGAGGAGCCCAAGGCCTCGCTGAGCCTCGAGCCGAACGCGGTCTCCGGCAAGCCCGGCGGCCGGCTCGGCCCGGTGACGGTGCGCACCGACGCCGGCCAGGTCGCCGTGGCGCCCCCGGCCGACGCGGCCTCCAGCGGCATCAAGATCACCGACGAGACCGGTAAGCCGCTGACCTCCGCGGTCGACGGCAGCAAGCTGTACTTCGACGTCCCCGAGGACGCCGCGGACGGAACGGCCACGCTGAGCGTCCAGGCGAGCATGTCGGTGCCGGTGGGACGGGCCTTCGCCAGCGCCACCAAGAGCCAGACGCAGATCCTGGCCGGATCCAGCAGGTCCACCGTCTCGGCGCAGGCCGCGGCCACCTGGGCGAAGACGGGGGCCGTCCCCTCCCTGTCGGCGAAGAAGAACTGCGCCAAGGGCGGCGTGGACATCACGGCCGGCAACAAGGGTGATGCCCCGTTCACCTTCTCGCTGGCCGGCTTCGAGCACACGATCAAGGCCGGGGAGTCCCGGACGGTGACGGTGCCGGTGGCCGAGGACCAGGCCTACGACTTCACGATCACCGGGCCCGGCGGGTTCGAGAAGAACTTCAAGGGCGTGCTCGACTGCAAGACCGCCAGCGCCCCTGCCCAGCCCGGCACCGAGACGCCGTCGTCCCGGCCCAGCCCCGCGTCGGCGGGCGGCACCTCCGAGGGACTCGAGGGTGACCTCGCCGCGACGGGCGGCTCCAGCGCCACGCCGATGATCGCGGGCATCGCGATCGTTCTGGTGCTGGCCGGCGGCGGCGCGGTCTTCTTCCTCCGTAGGAAGAAGACCGCCGGCGGAGAGTGA
- the ettA gene encoding energy-dependent translational throttle protein EttA, with amino-acid sequence MAEYIYTMRKTRKAHGDKVILDDVTLSFLPGAKIGVVGPNGAGKSTVLKIMAGLEQPSNGDAFLSPGYSVGILMQEPKLDESKTVLENVQDGAAEIMGKLKRFNEVAELMATDYTDALMEEMGKLQEDLDHANAWDLDAQLEQAMDALGCPPGDWPVVNLSGGEKRRVALCKLLIEAPDLLLLDEPTNHLDAESVNWLEQHLSKYAGAVVAVTHDRYFLNNVAEWILELDRGRALPYEGNYSTYLDKKAARLKVEGRKDEKRAKRLKEELEWVRSNAKGRQSKSKARLARYEEMAAEADKMRKLDFEEIQIPPGPRLGSVVVEVENLSKSFGDKVLVDDLSFTLPRNGIVGIIGPNGAGKTTLFKMIQGLEQPDSGTIKIGDTVKVSYVDQTRANIDPKKTLWAVVSDELDYINVGQVEMPSRAYVSAFGFKGPDQQKPAGVLSGGERNRLNLALTLKEGGNLLLLDEPTNDLDVETLSSLENALLEFPGAAVVISHDRWFLDRVATHILAYEGNSKWYWFEGNFESYEKNKVDRLGPDAARPHRATYKKLTRG; translated from the coding sequence TTGGCTGAGTACATCTACACGATGCGCAAGACGCGCAAGGCGCACGGCGACAAGGTCATCCTCGATGACGTGACGCTGAGCTTCCTGCCCGGTGCGAAGATCGGTGTGGTCGGCCCCAACGGCGCCGGTAAGTCCACGGTGCTGAAGATCATGGCCGGTCTGGAGCAGCCCTCCAACGGCGATGCCTTCCTCTCTCCCGGCTACAGCGTCGGCATCCTCATGCAGGAGCCGAAGCTGGACGAGTCCAAGACGGTCCTGGAGAACGTCCAGGACGGCGCCGCGGAAATCATGGGCAAGCTCAAGCGCTTCAACGAGGTCGCCGAGCTCATGGCGACCGACTACACGGACGCGCTCATGGAGGAGATGGGCAAGCTCCAGGAGGACCTGGACCACGCGAACGCGTGGGACCTGGACGCCCAGCTGGAGCAGGCCATGGACGCCCTGGGCTGCCCGCCCGGCGACTGGCCCGTCGTCAACCTCTCCGGCGGTGAGAAGCGCCGCGTCGCGCTGTGCAAGCTGCTGATCGAGGCCCCCGACCTGCTGCTCCTCGACGAGCCCACCAACCACCTCGACGCCGAGTCGGTGAACTGGCTCGAGCAGCACCTGTCGAAGTACGCGGGCGCCGTCGTCGCCGTCACTCACGACCGGTACTTCCTGAACAACGTCGCCGAGTGGATCCTCGAGCTCGACCGCGGCCGTGCGCTGCCCTACGAGGGCAACTACTCCACCTACCTCGACAAGAAGGCCGCCCGCCTCAAGGTCGAGGGCCGCAAGGACGAGAAGCGCGCCAAGCGGCTGAAGGAAGAGCTCGAGTGGGTCCGGTCCAACGCCAAGGGCCGGCAGAGCAAGTCCAAGGCCCGTCTCGCCCGCTACGAGGAGATGGCCGCCGAGGCGGACAAGATGCGGAAGCTGGACTTCGAGGAGATCCAGATCCCGCCGGGCCCCCGTCTGGGCTCCGTCGTGGTCGAGGTCGAGAACCTCTCGAAGTCCTTCGGTGACAAGGTCCTCGTCGACGACCTGTCCTTCACGCTGCCGCGCAACGGCATCGTCGGCATCATCGGTCCGAACGGCGCCGGCAAGACCACGCTGTTCAAGATGATCCAGGGCCTGGAGCAGCCGGACTCCGGCACGATCAAGATCGGTGACACGGTCAAGGTCTCCTACGTCGACCAGACCCGCGCCAACATCGACCCCAAGAAGACCCTCTGGGCGGTCGTGTCGGACGAGCTGGACTACATCAACGTCGGCCAGGTCGAGATGCCGTCCCGCGCGTACGTGAGCGCCTTCGGCTTCAAGGGCCCGGACCAGCAGAAGCCGGCCGGTGTCCTCTCCGGTGGTGAGCGCAACCGCCTCAACCTGGCGCTGACCCTCAAGGAGGGCGGCAACCTGCTGCTCCTCGACGAGCCCACCAACGACCTCGACGTCGAGACGCTCTCGTCCCTCGAGAACGCTCTGCTCGAGTTCCCCGGCGCGGCCGTGGTCATCTCCCACGACCGCTGGTTCCTCGACCGGGTCGCCACGCACATCCTGGCGTACGAGGGCAACTCCAAGTGGTACTGGTTCGAGGGCAACTTCGAGTCGTACGAGAAGAACAAGGTCGACCGTCTCGGCCCGGACGCGGCACGCCCGCACCGCGCCACGTACAAGAAGCTCACCCGGGGCTGA
- a CDS encoding thioesterase family protein: MARHIYRCPLRWSDMDAFGHVNNVVFLRYLEEARIDFMFRLAPGDGSPSFSGGSVVARHEIDYVRPLVHRHEPVIIESWVTKISAASLTIAYEVKEEDDPSTVYVRASTIVVPFNLESQRPRRISAEEKSFLEKYLDKAALAA, translated from the coding sequence ATGGCCCGTCACATCTACCGCTGCCCCCTGCGCTGGTCGGACATGGACGCCTTCGGGCACGTCAACAACGTGGTCTTCCTCCGGTACCTGGAGGAAGCGCGGATCGACTTCATGTTCCGGCTGGCGCCGGGGGACGGTTCGCCCTCCTTCTCCGGCGGCTCGGTGGTCGCACGGCACGAGATCGACTACGTGCGGCCGCTGGTCCACCGGCACGAGCCGGTGATCATCGAGTCGTGGGTGACGAAGATCAGCGCCGCCTCCCTGACCATCGCGTACGAGGTCAAGGAGGAGGACGATCCGTCGACGGTCTATGTGCGGGCCTCGACGATCGTCGTGCCGTTCAACCTCGAGTCGCAGCGGCCGCGCCGGATCAGCGCGGAGGAGAAGTCCTTCCTCGAGAAGTACCTCGACAAGGCCGCCCTCGCCGCATGA
- a CDS encoding ABC transporter ATP-binding protein — translation MTDTTLEQLEERVAAHRDRPSYGHDALITCDRLVRIFASDGVEVQALQGLDLLVKEGELMALVGASGSGKSTLMNILAGLDVPSAGAARVAGCDLLAMDAKARLRYRREVVGFVWQQTARNLLPYLTAAQNVALPMQLRGGRGKKQKAERVRELLSMLGVDDCRDRRPHQMSGGQQQRAAIAVALANSPAVLLADEPTGELDSATGEQVFEAFRRANDELGTTIVIVTHDQAVAGEVRRTVAIRDGRTSSEVLRRTEIDAEGQESVVAREYAMLDRAGRLQLPADYTAALGMKHRVMLELEQDHIGIWPDDAAER, via the coding sequence ATGACCGACACCACCCTGGAGCAGCTGGAGGAACGCGTCGCTGCCCACCGCGACCGCCCCTCCTACGGGCACGACGCGCTGATCACCTGCGACCGGCTGGTGCGGATCTTCGCCTCGGACGGGGTGGAGGTCCAGGCGCTGCAAGGACTCGACCTGCTGGTCAAGGAGGGCGAGTTGATGGCCCTGGTCGGTGCGTCCGGCAGCGGGAAGTCGACCCTGATGAACATCCTGGCCGGGCTGGACGTGCCGTCCGCCGGCGCGGCCCGGGTCGCCGGCTGCGACCTGCTCGCCATGGACGCCAAGGCGCGGCTGCGCTACCGCCGCGAGGTCGTCGGCTTCGTGTGGCAGCAGACCGCCCGCAACCTGCTGCCGTATCTCACCGCGGCCCAGAACGTGGCCCTGCCGATGCAGTTGCGCGGCGGCCGCGGCAAGAAGCAGAAGGCGGAGCGCGTACGGGAACTGCTGTCGATGCTCGGCGTCGACGACTGCCGCGACCGGCGCCCCCACCAGATGTCCGGCGGGCAGCAGCAGCGCGCGGCGATCGCCGTCGCCCTCGCCAACTCGCCCGCGGTGCTGCTCGCCGACGAGCCGACCGGCGAGCTGGACTCGGCGACCGGCGAGCAGGTCTTCGAGGCGTTCCGCCGCGCCAACGATGAGCTGGGCACGACGATCGTGATCGTCACCCACGACCAGGCCGTCGCGGGCGAGGTCCGCCGCACGGTCGCCATCCGCGACGGCCGCACGTCGTCCGAGGTGCTGCGGCGCACCGAGATCGACGCGGAGGGGCAGGAGTCGGTGGTGGCACGCGAGTACGCGATGCTGGACCGGGCGGGGCGCCTTCAGCTGCCGGCCGACTACACGGCGGCGCTGGGCATGAAGCACCGGGTGATGCTGGAGCTCGAGCAGGACCACATCGGGATCTGGCCGGACGACGCGGCGGAACGCTGA
- a CDS encoding FtsX-like permease family protein, whose protein sequence is MNARSSKPGGHARPMVAPWVRTRLRTAPGAALAFGVLVLLTAFLAAAFPRAVDSYENHGLRHDLSDAQPSRSVLEVSTPQPPLEIPEPAREKSLLPERLADAHRSMAGLLPEPLRVDTAQSAHGVETAKPLKGMDRWLPRPEGASPEFSVVAQSGLETHSTVREGRLPKTYGRVTSATAELEAVVTAETAKTLDIRTGSVLHLGDPGETALSVRITGIVDPRDPHGSYWSADPRLRAPGLLVAPGTSPPVAYWNASLLIAPEAAPALLGTLGEPQPYWRFAPLTGHLTAQDVPDLTDRIASLEGGPGLLGIKSAVDENAMLTTDMDGILGSYTTMRDAITPVVAVAAFGIGTVAAVVVAMTGGLFAARRRAELALLRSRGGSLRGIGGRLLVETAVVALPTAAAGLLLAVLVVDDARLLPAVIGTAAVAVMACAALPVRAVTQHRRPRVPGERDDVVLARPSRRRTVAELTLLVLAVGAVVALRRRGNADGADHLVSAAPVLVGLIAALVLVRLYPLPLRWAARPAGRLRGAVGFLSLARTGRSSAAGALPLLALLVALTTAAFGGSVLAGVADARDRAALLATGADARVSGPGDVPALPRGAERAVRDVPGVRDVTAVQVEHALTLPARNQAERSEPLPVSLVGADPGAYAKLARHAALGAFPADALGTSPAAGDPSGEPVLHAVASPGVAKQLGQGTHRINSAAGPFTVKVTAVRSRTPAVSSAEFLVVDGSRLTHRAPTALLATGTGIDGTALRAAVHGMDDDLTVRLRDEARATFTDSPLQAGAERIYAAAIAAGAGYAVLALLLSLMQAAPERATLLARLRTMGLTTRQGRQLLGLEALPQALLAAVGGILVGWATIRLLAPGVDLVRLALAAAPGSAPLASASLRADPWSLALPAVAVVLLAGTVAAVQAWWAGRRGSITELRAGDTR, encoded by the coding sequence ATGAATGCGCGCTCCAGCAAGCCCGGGGGCCACGCCCGGCCCATGGTGGCCCCGTGGGTCAGGACCCGGCTGCGCACTGCGCCCGGGGCCGCCCTCGCGTTCGGTGTGCTCGTGCTGCTCACCGCGTTCCTCGCCGCCGCGTTCCCGCGTGCCGTCGACTCGTACGAGAACCACGGCCTGCGGCACGACCTGAGCGACGCCCAGCCGTCCCGCAGCGTGCTCGAGGTGAGCACACCGCAGCCGCCGCTCGAGATACCGGAACCGGCCCGGGAGAAGTCGCTGCTCCCCGAGCGCCTCGCCGATGCCCACCGGTCCATGGCCGGGCTGCTGCCGGAGCCGCTGCGTGTGGACACCGCGCAGTCCGCCCACGGTGTGGAGACAGCCAAGCCCCTGAAGGGCATGGACCGTTGGCTGCCGCGCCCCGAGGGCGCGTCGCCGGAGTTCTCCGTCGTGGCGCAGAGCGGGCTCGAGACGCACTCCACCGTGCGTGAGGGTCGGCTGCCGAAGACGTACGGACGGGTCACGTCCGCCACCGCAGAGCTGGAGGCCGTGGTCACCGCGGAGACCGCGAAGACCCTGGACATCAGGACCGGCTCCGTACTGCACCTGGGCGACCCCGGGGAAACGGCGCTGTCCGTACGGATCACCGGCATCGTGGACCCGCGCGATCCGCACGGCAGTTACTGGTCCGCCGACCCGCGGCTGCGCGCCCCCGGGCTGCTCGTCGCGCCCGGGACCAGCCCGCCGGTGGCCTACTGGAACGCCTCCCTGCTGATCGCCCCGGAGGCGGCCCCGGCGCTGCTCGGCACCCTCGGGGAGCCCCAGCCGTACTGGCGCTTCGCCCCGCTCACCGGCCACCTCACCGCACAGGACGTGCCCGACCTCACCGACCGGATCGCGTCCCTCGAAGGCGGCCCCGGACTGCTCGGGATCAAAAGCGCCGTCGACGAGAACGCCATGCTGACCACGGACATGGACGGCATCCTCGGCTCCTACACCACGATGCGGGACGCCATCACTCCGGTCGTCGCCGTGGCCGCCTTCGGGATCGGCACCGTCGCCGCCGTCGTGGTGGCGATGACGGGCGGCCTGTTCGCGGCCCGGCGGCGGGCCGAACTGGCCCTGCTGCGCTCCCGCGGCGGTTCGTTGCGCGGCATCGGCGGCAGGCTGCTCGTCGAGACCGCCGTCGTCGCCCTGCCCACCGCGGCCGCCGGTCTGCTCCTCGCCGTCCTCGTCGTCGACGACGCGAGACTGCTGCCCGCCGTGATCGGGACGGCTGCCGTGGCGGTCATGGCCTGCGCCGCGCTGCCGGTCCGCGCGGTGACGCAGCACCGCAGGCCCCGGGTGCCGGGGGAACGCGACGACGTGGTGCTCGCCCGGCCGTCCAGGCGCCGTACCGTCGCCGAACTCACCCTGCTGGTCCTGGCGGTGGGCGCGGTCGTCGCACTGCGGCGGCGGGGCAATGCCGACGGCGCCGACCATCTCGTCAGCGCCGCGCCCGTGCTGGTCGGTCTGATCGCCGCGCTCGTCCTCGTCCGCCTCTATCCGCTGCCGCTGCGCTGGGCGGCGCGCCCCGCCGGGCGGCTGCGCGGCGCGGTCGGATTCCTCTCACTCGCCCGTACCGGTCGCTCCTCGGCCGCCGGCGCCCTGCCGCTGCTGGCTCTGCTGGTCGCGCTCACGACGGCCGCCTTCGGCGGGTCGGTCCTGGCGGGCGTCGCGGACGCGCGGGACCGGGCGGCGCTGCTGGCGACGGGCGCGGACGCACGTGTCTCAGGCCCCGGCGACGTGCCGGCGCTCCCGAGGGGGGCGGAGCGGGCCGTGCGGGACGTGCCCGGCGTCCGGGATGTGACGGCCGTGCAGGTCGAGCACGCGCTGACCCTGCCCGCCCGGAACCAGGCCGAACGGTCCGAGCCGCTGCCCGTCTCCCTCGTGGGCGCAGACCCCGGCGCGTACGCGAAGCTCGCCCGGCACGCCGCTCTCGGCGCCTTCCCCGCGGACGCGCTCGGCACCTCACCGGCCGCGGGTGACCCTTCCGGGGAGCCCGTTCTGCACGCCGTCGCCTCCCCCGGCGTCGCGAAGCAGCTCGGCCAGGGAACGCACCGCATCAACTCGGCAGCCGGCCCCTTCACCGTCAAGGTCACCGCCGTACGGTCCCGGACCCCCGCCGTGTCGTCCGCGGAGTTCCTCGTCGTCGACGGCTCACGGCTCACCCACCGCGCGCCGACCGCGCTCCTGGCCACGGGCACCGGCATCGACGGTACGGCACTGCGCGCGGCCGTCCACGGCATGGACGACGACCTCACCGTGCGGCTGCGCGACGAGGCGCGGGCGACCTTCACGGACTCGCCGCTCCAGGCCGGCGCCGAACGGATCTACGCGGCCGCCATCGCCGCCGGGGCGGGATACGCCGTGCTGGCCCTGCTGCTCTCGCTCATGCAAGCCGCGCCGGAACGCGCCACCTTGCTCGCCCGGCTGCGCACCATGGGCCTCACCACACGTCAGGGCCGGCAGCTGCTCGGCCTCGAAGCGCTCCCCCAGGCGCTGTTGGCCGCGGTCGGCGGCATCCTCGTCGGCTGGGCCACGATCAGGCTCCTCGCACCGGGCGTGGACCTGGTGCGCCTCGCGCTGGCGGCCGCGCCCGGCTCCGCGCCCCTGGCCAGCGCGTCCCTGCGGGCCGACCCGTGGTCGCTGGCGCTGCCCGCGGTCGCCGTGGTGCTGCTGGCAGGGACGGTGGCCGCCGTCCAGGCGTGGTGGGCGGGGCGCCGTGGATCGATCACCGAACTCAGGGCAGGAGACACGCGATGA